One Carya illinoinensis cultivar Pawnee chromosome 5, C.illinoinensisPawnee_v1, whole genome shotgun sequence genomic window, tactccacaattgttgtggccccatgtattctgcGTGTCACAATTATtgtatctcacgtagtgtatgcgtcacaattgctgtaatctcatacataagtaatcaaagtataacttggcgtacaacataatataactgatataacttaaattgaaatgtaaACTAAGCTTAacttaatatgaacttgaacacgaacataatatgtatgtgaacataacatgatatgacataaacttgatttgaaacttattctttaattgcttaaatacatactccacagttgttatggccccatgtattctacatgtcacaattgttgtgtctcatgtAGTATATGcctcacaattgctgtgacctcatacataagtaattaaagcataactaaacttgaactgaattctgacaatcaaaatgatttcgcctAAAGTACCTCGCGTGAATTACAAAAAGAGATGCTCGGACAATCATAATAATTTCATCATgagtatcctagacataacAAATTTGAAcgtaacttgaaagacatgacgtacttgagatagaaacatttcgtaacatagcataacatgtaatagacaatatatttaacatgacatacttacaacagtgaatatgacatgacttgacatacatgtaatagatgacatatttaacatgatgtacttgcaatgtatagtaataaatgacagaatatcttgtgtaacagatgaaaactcatgatagaataaattatgtgtgacagacaaatatgtgataacttggtatGACATGGCAtgtcatatatgataacacacatacatacactgtagttcatttacttagcacacatacatagcaaactgctagtaagttaaaagctaacttacctcgatattcgcgtttcttataaaacttcaagcgcgatcgcgaggaactgtaattagtgattctaaaaattagaattaaatcattaataatttaaaatatgaaaaatactaacttaaagagtaaaatttcaattttactctctacatataggaaaatgcccattttatccctaacttaaagattttgcatgctaactccaaaagttaccaaaatttacatgtctcatgtaaattttatcctaaagtcaaatatcaatttagaaaaatttaaaactaatcacaactattaaaactccatagggtcgaaattttcaactttttcaaaatagaaactgtttttcctctttcaatttctaagtttcgagatttaagaaaatattttatcaaaacttttaatcatgtaacaaatcttcaaccaataatcatatacacatgttaacaatacttcataaaaatttcagaccaagatctatccattagcttggtcaaaaactccaaaatataacatattctccagtttatctcccagaatgacctttttagagtttaaataatatttgattgaccaaatgattttcaaatggaacaaataagatatccacgtaaacgagactaaaaaaggaacaacttatatgaatgagactttatgataaaatacttacaaaagtgttgaaatgggcatgcaaaagaatacctaaaagctatccgagagagtgtttggtgttctttcaatgaaatgtataaaggaagatgatttcgTAGGGAGTGGCTGGATGTATTTATGCATAAAATATGGAAGATGGTGAGGCTGAAGGGagggttgagtgtaggtctttcttacccaataatatctataaaaatcagctcaagatatttttacttaataatatccgcaaaaatcagtttaagatatttttatccaataatatccacaaaaatcagtttaagatatttttatctaataatatccacaaaaatcagctcaatatatttttactcaataatattcacgaaattagcttaaaatatttttatccaataatatccacaaaaatcagttcaagatatttttatccaataatatttacaaaatcagttaaagatatttttacccaataatatcgaCAGTTTTTAATAGACTTTtcgtctgaaaatatgaaaaaaagtttttgcagcataagatcttaaataacccaccgagtctaatgacacaaatcataatacattttgacacttctaactatctccaataatcaaaaacacacttctgatactgTAGTGagtaataatactaactatgtagttagactaaaacctatacgattaatggatttgtgaaaacttatggggttttcatgagattcttaaaaccaatagaaatttcgCAATTGAATTTCTGGCAGACTGttacaaatacttttcaattggAGCATTCACATTAGGTTCTCAtaaaattctttataatttagctaaaaatgacatttcctaaaattttttcctaaattttacttatctttcaaaaacctcTTACATCCTATTTCTTATATTtgttctattctattaaaataatattttgctattctttatttattatttttttcatttttatttacgAACTTAactactcaattttttttattatgttttgaattattactctagtaaatgttttaaacaaaaatttaaataaattttttgtggttaagataatatttataaattttttttttatatttttgtaattatttaaattatttttaaaattatgataaatatgaatatgataGAAAGTaaagataatttaaaaaataatttattttatgtattagaataaaatattaataaaaaataattaaaaaataaataataattctcaaagataatttaaaaaataatttattttatatattagaataaaatattaataaaaaataaaaaaaaataaatgataattctcaaaatatgaaaaattactatttattccttaaatatttttcttaaaaataaaaattcagatctaaaaaatattttaatcaaaatcATATAATAAATCTCGAATTATATAAAATCCGGTGCGGCACCGTGAATTTATAGAGCCAAACCGCAAGGCAATCGCATTAAAGATTGAGGAAACGACGTGGCTTCTTTTAAGTGGCCGGGTTAGATAGTTGGAACAATTCACTGAATCACTGTACAAAGACTACCGCAGAGGTTTTATGATCCCCGTAGCACCGCGTAATTAGGCATATACCTAAACGCCCTACTCCGGATTCCAAGTTCGAAAGCGGCGCACAGGGAGAGCTCGTGCTTGCAAGTGAAGTGAGCGGAGCAGCCATGTCCATTTCCATGCTGCAGCCGCGCCTCTCGTCCCCAGTGCCATCCCCACCGATCTTCTCGTCCTCCCGCATTTCAGTAAGACGAACCATTTGGTGCTGCGCCTCGCAGTTCCAGGTGGCGGTGGTGAATGGGCCAGTAGACGACGGCGGGGCCTCCGAGAGGAACGTCATCCGTGTAGGCCTCCCAAGCAAAGGCCGCATGGCCTCCGATACGCTCGATCTTCTCAAGGTATCCTCTCATTTGTTTTATTATCTGGTTCAAGAGAAAATGCCGAAAAATGTGTTATGATATTTTCTTGATGACTGTTTTCTGTGAAGGATTGTCAACTGTCTGTCAAGCAGGTCAATCCTCGACAATATGTTGCACAAATTCCTCAGGTGCggcattttccttttccttgaCAAATCGATTTGTTTTGTTACTATTTGACCTAGTCGGTAGAGGGGAAAGCATTGAAAAAGCCCTTAAAATCAATCGGTGTATGCTGTGCCATTGTATTTTccgcaaaagaaagcttttgtTCTCTTGAGCTGGTTCTTCACATATTCATGCATGATTACAGTGTGGAAACAATCTAATGGAAATTTTAAGTACTTACTTTTTGAACTAAGTTtgatatagattttttattttaatacatcacattttatatttttgctcGTAAATACTGTTTGTGTTGTTAAATGTTTATATGTTAAGTTATTTTGCAGCTCTCCAACGTAGAAGTTTGGTTTCAGCGGCCAAAAGACATTGTTCGGAAATTGTCGTCTGGAGACCTAGACCTTGGTATCGTGGGCTTAGATACAGTCAGTGAATATGGCCAAGTAAGCATTCCTTTTATGAAAGCATTGGGCCTCAGGCTTGGATCTGTGTTCTACCCCCAACCTAGTTTATGAGATATTCATAACCAATGATCtagatatcaattttttttcttttcttttaagtagcaatttctctctctctctctctgtgtttttttttttataagtaataagagattttattgacaagtaaataggcatagcccaagtacacaagaagtatataagagaaaaatgatatagaaatcacataggTCAGATACCCAATGTTACTAGTTTAATCCACAGTCCTCATAAGCTCGGAAACTCAATCATGACTTGGCACGCAGGAATATTTTCAAGAGCAAAAATTATATGTCTTGCATTCACACACAGACACACCCATTAACCCTCTTGACTTGTATTCCTCCCTTTGTTGTTAACACACACCTGTGCATGTAGATAACACCTTGGAAAATGGGCAGAGTGCCTTGAAGACCCTCCATGTGCTGATAGCAAGGGATAAAGGTGTGTAAACGCAATGAATCCCATTGTTGGCTGGTTTCCCTGCCATGCAAAAACTCATGGAGATGGATACTATCTATAGGGTTGGATACCTTATGAGAGGGAATGATTGGAGTTAGCtgatcaaatatatttttgtatcatAGAGTCATTATCGAAATAAATTTACTATGCATATGTTAATATGTTTCCATGTCAAGAATCAGGGTAAGAAAATGCATATTAATATTTGGTACTTCTGTCAGGGGAACAAAGATCTTATTCTTGTTCATGATGCTCTTGAGTATGGAGACTGCCATTTATCCATTGCAGTAAGTCATTCTTGCTAATAGCTAACTGAATTGTGCTGCTCATCTTATAAAGCTTACTGTTAATTATCtatatttattctttgttctttcagattcccAAATATGGGATTTTTGAGAACATAAACTCTATGAAAGAGCTGGCAAAAATGCCTCAATGGACTGTTAAAAAGCCCCTGCGAGTTGCTACTGGATTCACCTATGTATGATCTGTGTCTGATTTTGTTGAATTCTGTTAGTGCTTACTGATTATTTTTTGGAAACATTTTTTTTAGCTTCTTGGTAGATTGTTCTATGttaattttagttttgatcTATTATTTTGCACAGCTAGGTCCCaaatttatgaaagaaaatggaATAAAGCACGTGACCTTTTCAACTGCTGATGGAGCATTGGAGGCAGCTCCTGCGGTGAGATACACATTTTGACCAAATAGTTAGAGATTCtctatctttctttttgttgtttgtctttttcctcATTTTACAAGAGAATTGCCGACTGCCCTCTAATTGCCCCTCTTCAAATATCAACTATACTCTTTAGGATTTGCAATGGTATAAGGGAGGTGTGTGGATTTTTTTCATGCTACGATGTAAACggtgggggagagagagagagagagagagagagagagagagagagagagagagagagagagagagagagagagagagagagagagagaaggggggggggggagtgggGAGTTAGTGTATCTTTGTTGGTCAGCTGGCTTTTGTACTAAATGCTTCTCCTTGTATAtttttgcatcacacatgaGGTGATATGGAGAAAAATGAAATAGATAGTACAAAACCGCACCACGAGTTGCAAGATAGAAGTATAAAGAATATAAGTTGACCTGTTATTTGTCTTTCCTCAAATGCTCATCTTTTATTCCACACGAAGTGAAATTATTGCCCATTTCTTCTTTACTCACCTTCCCTTTTCCTTATGTTGTTTTTAGGTGACAACCTACCACAATGATAATAATCGTGAATGCTTCAACAACTTATGGACATAAAAGTACTAGGAATATCTTAGTAGTACTAGACCTTCTATCTTTTCCTAGACCTCTCTTTTTCCAGTTCttagttttaagttttaagatggAAGAACTTAGACCACTTTGCGGTGGAATAAAAAACTTTCATCTTCTCGAAAGTGGGTGGCAATAGCTTTCGTATCACAGAGAGGAACATACGCTTGACCATGTTTCTTCTCTTAAATGGCTCGGTAGCTTCATGGGTGGTTAAAATGGTGGGGGAAGCCATCAAAACTAGGTGGCAAAATGATTTCTTCAAAAAACAGAGGGTGGGCAATGGAATTCTTACTTTGTAGCTTCTCAGAAACTCTAGAGGCAGTTATCTCCTCTTGGAGGAATTTGACAATGGCAGGAGAGGAGGTTCTCTAATCATTCTTGAAGGTGTAAAGGGTAGTGGTTGGGAGGGTTTTGCTTATAACCTCAAAAAGGCTGCTGAGCGCACAATGGTGCAACTAGATAGAGTCTCGCGACGGGATGGAAAGTCTGTCCATGCCTCGAAATCTTATGCCATGGCTGTAGGTTCTGCAGCAGAGTGTAGTTCTGCTatggaaatgaaggaagaagctACTGGTCTTTACTCAGTGGACGTGGGGACATTTTCTAACAGTGGTGAAAAGTTGGGAGAGGTAGAAGGCGTGTTTTGGGCTGTCAAAGCACAACTTTCTGGTGTACTAGAAGAAGTTTCTTTATTAATACAAAAGGTTGATCTGGGACTGAGCATGGTGATGGGACTGAACAAGGTGATCATGTCTAACACAGCTGTAGCTATGCGGATTCCCGAAGACACCACTCCTATTTTGGGAAGGGATGTGCTTGGGTCAAAGGAAGGGGAGTTGGTCATCCACGGGTCAAAGGATGGGGAGTGCTTGGGTCAACAGTCACGTTTTAAAACCACGGATTAGTCATGGGCCACTGTTTTTAATTCCCATGACCCGCGGCCCATAAGCCCACGGGCCGAGACTTGTGGAATACCGGATGGGGCCCCATGGGCCGGTCCATCCAAAACATAGGCCCGACCCAACGGGATGTGAACCCATGCCCATCCACCGGCGCAAACACACGGGTTCCACATGTCTTCAACCAGTTAACCAATATATCAGCTAACTGCGACCCACCGGCATAGATTCTGCTGGCGACTTCCCCGACCACCTTCCTGGCACAAAAACCACCGACGAACACGGTGGTTGCCTCGGTTTTGGGAGGACAACGTCCAAAGGCCTCTTTTGAGCCTTTCTCCTCCGTAGAGGCTACGCGTCTGGACTCCATCAGTGGCTCTCAGGCCATCGAATCTTCCCCACTGCCACAGAAAGGGCCGATGGTCACCGTCGACCATTCGGCTCCTATTTTGGTCTCCACCCTTGCCGATAGCAGTGCTAGTGGcttgaaattttcctttccgCTGGGGCCAAACGTGGGAGATGCTTCTGATGCTCCTAATCACTCTTTGGGCTTCTCTGAGACACTCTCTAGGATCCTAGAAATTGATCTGGAAGAGGTTGAAAACTCCTCTGTGGATGGGAGTACTTCGGATGAAGGGCTACTGTACGGATCAGATCTTCAGTTGGTATGCAAGGAATTTGGGGCTGACTCACTTGCAACTGATCTGTATGAACCCGCGGATACACCAAGTCCCATATGCTCACTGCCACCAACAGCACCTTCAGCTGATCCACATGTTGATTGGATTTTTCAGAAGGTTAAGGATATGAGTTACTATTTAGGAATGTCTTGCGAGGGCTATGAGTATCAGCTGCAAGCTCTCCTCATCGCAATAAAATCAGGCCACTTGCTAGATCAGCGATGAAGAATGATAGGGAGCTCAAGAGACTTGCTTGCTCCATAAACTATGATGCACGGGAGGGTAGAGCGTGCAGGGGACGGCACAAGGATAGGGTGAATCTTGGTGATCCATGAAGTCTAAGATTCTTTCATGGAACGTTCGTGGCTTGAATGACCTGAACAAGTGCCTTAAAGTGAAGAATTTATTACGGGATTGGAAAGCGGATATCATTTGTTTATAGgagacaaaattaaaatttatcgACAGGTACATAATCAGAATCTTGTGGAATTGCCCTTATGAAGGTGGACCACCCTTGTTTCTAAGGGTGCTTCAGGGGGTATCCTATTAATGTGGGATAAGCGTGTAGTCAACTTCGTGGAGGACTATGTCAGGGAATTTTCGTTAGCATGCTCTTTCTCGAATGTGGATGATGACTTTGTTTGGGGTTTTGCAGGAGTTTACAGACCAAATGATGATAGTAGCAGAAAACTACTCTGGGATGAGTTAGATGGTCTATGTAGTTGGTGGGATATTCTGTGGTGTATTGGGGGCTGAGTGAGCGGTCGGGGGTTTCTAATATGGGCTCAACTATGGCTGACTTCTCAGCCCTTCTCTCTGACTTAGACTTGATGGATCTCCCTTTGGCAGGGGGAGACTTCACTTGGTCAAATGAAAGGGCCTGGTCGAGACTGGATAGGTTTGTTGTCTCTCTTTCTTGGGAGACTCACTTTCCCAATTTGTGTCAGAAACGGCTTCCTCGGCATTGTGTTCGGATCATTTCCCCATATTACTAGATTGTGGAGGTCTTCAGGAGGGACGCAGATACTTTAAGTTCGAGAACATGTGGTTAAAGATAGACAGATTTGTTGAAAAAATCCGTTCGTGGTGGACGTCTTATCAACTCACAGGCTCTCTCAGTTTTGTCTTAGCAGGGAAACTTAAAGCATTGAAGAATGATCTCAGAAAATGGAATTTGGAAGTCTTTGGGCGCATCAAAGACCAGCGGGACAAACTCTTTACGGAGTTACAACAGCTAGATGAGAGAGAAGCAGATATGACATTATCTTTTGAGGATAGGACTAGAAGAATTGTTGTACTTGCTGAGCTGGAAAAAATCACACTCATGGAGGAAATCTTGTGGAGGCAAAAATCACGGGCCCTTTGGTTAAAGGAAGGGGATAGGAGCACAAAGTTTTTCCATAGGGTTGCAAACTCTCATAGAAGGAACAACGCTATAGAGGTCCTTCATGAGGAGGGCAGGGTTATATCGGGTAGAAATGAAATTAAGAACCATGTCTTCCACTCCTATGAGAAGCTTTTGACAGAGCAGTACCTTTGGAGACCCAATACGGACAACCTAACTTTTGATTCCATCGACCAGACAACCGCGGCCTAGTTGGAGAGGCCCTTCGAAGAAAATGAAGTGCTTGGTGTGGTAAAAGGTATGAATAAAGATAAAGCCCCAGGACCAGATGACTTTTCAATGGCTTTCTTTCATGCTTGTTGGGAAATTGTCAGAGAGGACATCATGAAGGTTTTCTTGGAATTTCactcttttatgaaatttgagaagtgCCTAAACGTTTCTTTCATCGCTCTCATTCCCAAGAGAGCAAGGTCAGTGGAAGTGAATGATTTTCGACCTATAAGTTTGATAAGTGGGGTTTACAAGATTATCTCTAAAGTCCTAGCGAAGCGGTTGAGCTAAGTCATGGGGAAAATAATCTTGAAGTCACAAAACACCTTTGTAAAAGGAAGGCAAATATTAGACTCGGTcctcattgccaatgaatgtctAGAGAGCAGAGTTAGAACCGGCACTCCAGGTATCTTGTgtaaactggatatggaaaaggcttttgatcatgtgaactgagattttttgttgtatattctTAGCAGGTATGGCTTTGGGACAAGATGGTGTCAGTGGATCAAACACTATATTACAACTGCCAGATTTTCTGTTTTGATCAACGGCACCCCTGAAGGTTTCTTCAACAGCTCTcggggtttgagacaaggggaccctctaTCCCCACTCTTATTCATCCTTGTCATGGATGTACTGAGCAGAATGTTGGACAGGGTAGTGGCTACAGGCTTCATCTCGGGTTATTAGGTGGGTGGTTCTACACATGGAAGCATGATGGTTTCTCATCTCTTATTCGCCGATGATACGTTGATTTTTTGTGATCCAAATCTGGATAAGATCTGCTCCCTTAGAGCACTCCTTCTTTGCTTTGAAGCTGTATCTGGTCTCAAGGTGAACTTACCTAAGTCGAAAGTATTTCCCGTCGGCTCGGTTAACAATTTAGGGGAGGTGGCAGCCATCTGGGAATGCAAGGCCGCATCCTTGCCAATGAAGCATCTTGGACTCCTTTGGGGGCCCCCCATAATTCGAAGGTAATGTGGGAAGGGATTGTGGATAAAATTGAAGGCAAACTAGCAGGATGAAAGAGAATCTACTTGTCTAAGGGCGGGAGAATCACCCTTATTAAGAGTACATTATCGGCTGATAATATGTGTAATAATTCTGACTCCATCACTTGGTCCGTGAGTTTTACTAGAGCTGTACAAGATTGGGAGATGGGGGACAtcgctgagttctatagagtgCTATATTCGCTGAAGTTAAGGGCAGGAAGGGAGGACAAACTACTTTGGACTGGCACAAGAAAGAATAAATTCTCAATTCGTTCATACCATAAAGCCTCGTCGACCCATTCCCTCCAATGCTTTCccttggaagagtatttggaggaGTAATGTTCCCCTCAAAGTCTCTTTTTTTGGTTGGGTGGCCTCCCATGGTAAAATCTTAACAATCGACAAACTAAGAAAGCGTGGATTTTAtataatggattggtgctacATGTGCAAACGTAACGGCGAATCAGTGGATCACCTTTTACTTCATTGCGAAGTAGTTAAGGCTTTATGGGATGCAATCTTCTCGAGGCTTGACATTGTGTGAGTCATGCCCAAGAGGGTGATAGACCTATTGTCTTGTTGGCAAAGGATTAGGGGCAATCGCCAGATTGCTTctgtatggaagatgatacctttatgctaatgtggtgcacatggaacgAAAGAAATGGCCGTtgttttgaggataaggaacgCTCCCTGGACAGCTTTAGGGATTACTTTTTTCATACTTTGTTGCTTTGGGCCCATTCTATTGCATGGAATGGAACGGGTCTTAATGATTTGTATGCTACTATCCATAGCACGTAGTTTTTGTAACTAGGcttttcttgtatactccctgtgtacttgggttttgTCTATTTATGAGaatcaataaaacttcttttatctatcaaaaaaaagttttcaGTTTAGACGCCCACTAGTGGGTAGCCCAAGTGGAAAGGGCTAACTTGTATGCATGAGCCCCATGTCATAGACTTGATTCCCCTTGGGATCAAACTGCGATTTAAGTGGGAGACCATGGCGGTGGTTTGCTGTTCTAGTCTCCCTgggggtttaggttccatgggtgagtccttCTAAGGGCTCTGCCATGGGTTGCTGTCAATCCATCATCATATTCTAGTCCTTCTAGTTTTTTGTATAGTATCTTCCTTGATAAGATTCAGCACTTCTGATATCCTATTGGTCAAAGTGGTTGTAGCGTAGAGGTGTAGGCAGCTTTTGAAGGAAGTTGCAGGGCTGAGTTTTCAGTTCTTGTAGTGGaacaatgaaggaaaagaataataaatcatat contains:
- the LOC122310905 gene encoding ATP phosphoribosyltransferase 2, chloroplastic: MSISMLQPRLSSPVPSPPIFSSSRISVRRTIWCCASQFQVAVVNGPVDDGGASERNVIRVGLPSKGRMASDTLDLLKDCQLSVKQVNPRQYVAQIPQLSNVEVWFQRPKDIVRKLSSGDLDLGIVGLDTVSEYGQGNKDLILVHDALEYGDCHLSIAIPKYGIFENINSMKELAKMPQWTVKKPLRVATGFTYLGPKFMKENGIKHVTFSTADGALEAAPAMGIADAILDLVSSGTTLRENNLKEIEGGVVLESQAVLVASRKSLIQREGALDTTHEILERLEAHLRAVGQFTVTANMRGRSAEEVAERVLSQPSLSGLQGPTVSPVFCKHDGRVEVDYYAIVICVPKKALYKSVQQLRAVGGSGVLISPLTYIFDEETPRWRELLTKLGL